A single region of the Triticum dicoccoides isolate Atlit2015 ecotype Zavitan chromosome 2B, WEW_v2.0, whole genome shotgun sequence genome encodes:
- the LOC119367315 gene encoding flowering-promoting factor 1-like protein 5, whose translation MAAGGVWVFKNGVMELEQEAASRKALVYMPANETMRSLEALERRLGSLGWERYYEDRAIVQLHKRGGVDLISIPRDFSRLRSTHMYDVVVKNRDHFKVVDL comes from the coding sequence atggCGGCAGGCGGCGTGTGGGTGTTCAAGAACGGGGTGATGGAGCTGGAGCAGGAGGCGGCGAGCCGGAAGGCGCTGGTGTACATGCCGGCGAACGAGACGATGCGGTCGCTGGAGGCGCTGGAGCGGCGGCTGGGGTCGCTGGGGTGGGAGCGCTACTACGAGGACCGCGCCATCGTGCAGCTCCACAAGCGCGGCGGCGTCGACCTCATCTCCATTCCCCGGGACTTCTCCAGGCTCCGCTCCACCCACATGTATGACGTCGTCGTCAAGAACCGCGACCACTTCAAGGTCGTCGACCTCTAG